Proteins encoded together in one Bactrocera neohumeralis isolate Rockhampton unplaced genomic scaffold, APGP_CSIRO_Bneo_wtdbg2-racon-allhic-juicebox.fasta_v2 cluster11, whole genome shotgun sequence window:
- the LOC126765663 gene encoding uncharacterized protein LOC126765663 — translation MPRLNKRSVVQSRLENRRRMQILRANSLYRASEQSHNTQSQANRRLDPEVRLSEQSTNTVQHRTRRQNQEVRSAEQSINTVQHRSRRENPEIRSAEQIIDTNQHRTRRQNPQFRSEEQSRNTREHRSRRENPNLRSAEQSINTVQHRSRRENPELRSAEQSINTVQHRSRRENPEIRLAEQIVDTNQHRTRRQNPQFRSEEQSRNTREHRSRRENPNLRSAEQSINTVQHRSRRENPEIRLAEQIIDTNQHRTRRQNPQFRSEEQSRNTQEHRIRRQNPIIRSNEQSHNTVVHRELRRNPNYRHLERIRDQIQRERSRRNPETRREERYRETQRRQLIRRGAREQILNQRRQQQNLVRIHRENLTNRQIQNERQSQRNILNRENNVSDIFANGGISRDFRSIYFENIKKGPTEICICCGGLWFPHQVRKLNFGTIAQVHPDATSVFFLKQKFPSEDGNYNFCLTCKNGIAKNNIPKICLLNGLDFPDIPDCLKNLTPIEERLIMPRLPFMTIRPLGYQGQSSIKGAVVNIPISVNNVVTSLPRTFDQTHVIQIHLRRRMEYNHDYMTDTIRPAKVMEALRFLVNTPLYREHNIHINENWISGFNNQEEVPFVASAEDDRLVQSLYEEQTSHNNHTDIPIAPVPAELNPGSQETLLDNIPIENMEYNRLVIAPGEGQRPIDIVQDNNSEELSFGTIYVGQKRTCSETYSKIVRSEIRRFDRRACTIPKLFYDYKKLELLQIKNSTSICLRKFSGRNRVTAQNVLNENFVQNLIQHDDGYKVLKGVRSSPAHWEAEKKKAIAMIRQFGLPTFFITLSAAESQWVELLVILSKTVDSKDISQEEANILSTQDRYRLIRSDAVTCARYFDYRYRQILKLFKDNTGIFGTHFVKNYYWRVEFQQRGSPHIHGMYWLNNAPKINLQSPETFSEVIDFIDTYVSTDSSVSHLEHYLDYQKHNHSRSCTREIRGQQFCRFGIPYPPMPCTQILLPFPDTTQDLERHKENFSRIQNVLNSTLTTEDISNLDNFENFLSDNRINMSFDDYLLALRSSLSKPKIFLKRKMQDRFINAYNPLILELHRANMDIQYILDAYACCSYIINYINKSNRGISRLLNEAISEVNAGNYTIKQKLQHIGHKFISGTEISAQEAVYCCIGLHLSEASNGEIFINTSRPEERVRMVKPRAELQNLPSDSTEIFVAGILDRYVQRPDQLETVCLADFASMFKFVKSNRIVQDSDHEEEEREDNNVPDIGVPIALRDGSGFVKKRTKPIIIRYRRFSPDVTKVEYFREMVMLFYPWRNEQEDLIENDNELTCITHRILIEGNRKKYDVFDQRELESVLESLYNETDLEEAVQNELPVVENEFRVLALPEISPNINLLDLHGEHTTDNGTESDCNIRLIKLPPLISVEELFSLVQSLNIKQRTYLTHLMHQIKTSRPFYEFIGGGAGVGKSRLISAIYQALNHRFNSTPGSIPSSLKVLLCAPTGKAAFGIGGLTLHSIFSLPVNQLNRELRPLSSDIVNSLYSKLADLKLIIIDEISMVGARMFSYVDARLKQIFKTNNPFGGIPIIVFGDLKQLSPVGDRWIFSSNSNDAYSTLVGSPLWDLFKYFELTEIMRQRDDQAFAIALNRMASGTMTNDDISLIQTRVVNSEEVPDDAIHLFWSNEETNNFNALKLSRITTEAISSTAKDSVRGMGIGDQQGNILERVQLFKTSETQGLPYQLTLKTTAKYMITVNINTCDGLVNGATGELMQIDYPVILWIKFLEPSVGLIARSKKPHPLESSWTPIEKVIRSFQYKRNEQIIIERNQFPVVPAEGITIHKSQGATYNKVVVHTRPRMPRASIYVACSRATTAVGLFIIGNFIPPNKFSESDPVFREMMELSTSKALITSFDFMISRSSALQILYHNAQSLHAHINDIKGDCLMLSSDILCFVETWSTPVEHFEIPGFTLINELRIDSTETSNRNKRGLIIYAKHSVASSIEPKIMKKIYSDRKVLEAVLFKCFNNNILVLYRNSAFPLRLFIAELQEILTTELCNQNVLIVGDFNICLKSAGSTIKNLLQDKNFSSLLSVEYSTTPAGRQIDWAFSNMDHSHVDAITYETVHSYHDGICVSISD, via the exons atgccTAGATTAAATAAAAGATCTGTTGTACAAAGTCGACTTGAAAATAGAAGACGTATGCAGATTCTTCGGGCTAACTCATTATATAGAGCTAGTGAGCAATCACATAATACTCAAAGCCAGGCTAATCGCAGATTAGATCCAGAAGTCCGCCTGTCAGAACAAAGTACCAATACAGTTCAACATAGGACAAGGCGACAAAATCAAGAGGttcggtctgctgagcaaagtataaatactgttcagcataggtctcggcgggaaaatcccgaaataaggtcagctgaacaaatcatagataccaatcagcatagaacccggcgacaaaatcctcaatttcgctctgaagagcaaagtaggAATACCCGAGAACATAGGTCCCGCCGGGAGAACCCAAATCttcg gtctgctgagcaaagtataaatactgttcagcataggtctcggcgggaaaaCCCAGAGCTTaggtctgctgagcaaagtataaatactgttcagcataggtctcggcgggaaaatcccgaaataaggttagctgaacaaatcgtagataccaatcagcatagaacccggcgacaaaatcctcaatttcgctctgaagagcaaagtaggAATACCAGAGAACATAGGTCCCGCCGGGAGAACCCAAATCttcggtctgctgagcaaagtataaatactgttcagcataggtctcggcgggaaaatcccgaaataaggttagctgaacaaatcatagataccaatcagcatagaacccggcgacaaaatcctcaatttcgctctgaagagcaaagtaggAATACCCAAGAACATAGAATTCGACGCCAAAACCCTATTATTCGGTCAAATGAGCAGTCTCATAATACCGTAGTACACCGAGAACTTAGAAGAAATCCTAACTATAGACATTTAGAGCGCATACGTGATCAGATACAAAGAGAACGTTCAAGAAGAAATCCTGAAACAAGGAGAGAGGAACGTTATAGAGAAACGCAACGACGACAGCTTATCAGGAGGGGTGCAAgggaacaaattttaaatcagaGACGTCAACAACAAAATCTGGTCCGTATTCATAGAGAAAACTTAACAAATAggcaaattcaaaatgaaaggCAGTCCCaacgaaatatattaaacagagaaaataatgtctctgatatttttgcaaatggTGGCATTTCAAGAGATTTTCGaagcatttattttgaaaatataaagaaaggtCCCACcgaaatatgtatttgctgTGGGGGATTATGGTTTCCACATCAAGTACGCAAGTTAAATTTCGGAACTATAGCTCAAGTTCACCCAGATGCTAcatctgttttctttttaaagcaaaagtttcCTTCTGAAGATGGAAACTACAATTTTTGCTTAACTTGCAAAAATGGGATTGCCAAAAATAacataccaaaaatatgtttgttaaaTGGTCTAGACTTTCCGGATATACcagattgtttaaaaaatttaaccccTATTGAAGAAAGGCTAATAATGCCTCGATTGCCTTTTATGACCATTCGTCCATTGGGATATCAAGGCCAAAGTTCGATTAAAGGTGCCGTTGTCAATATAcctatttctgttaataatgtTGTGACATCTCTACCGAGGACTTTTGATCAAActcatgtgatacaaattcacttAAGAAGACGTATGGAATACAATCATGATTATATGACTGATACCATACGGCCTGCGAAGGTTATGGAAGCTTTGCGATTCTTAGTGAATACTCCTCTGTATCGTGAgcataatatacacataaatgagAATTGGATTTCAGGCTTTAataaccaagaagaagttcCCTTTGTTGCATCTGCTGAAGATGATAGATTGGTTCAATCTCTTTATGAGGAACAGACTTCCCATAATAATCACACAGACATTCCCATAGCACCCGTACCTGCAGAACTGAACCCAGGTAGTCAAGAGACTCTTTTAGACAATATTCCTATAGAAAACATGGAATATAACCGTTTAGTTATAGCGCCAGGGGAAGGGCAAAGGccaattgacatagttcaagatAATAATTCGGAAGAATTGTCATTTGGAACAATATACGTTGGGCAAAAACGTACATGCTCTGAAACATATAGTAAGATAGTACGTTCCGAAATTCGCCGCTTTGACCGCAGAGCGTGTACCATTCCGAAGTTGTTCTACgactataaaaaattagaactaCTGCAAATTAAGAATAGTACATCCATTTGCCTCCGAAAGTTTTCAGGTCGTAACCGTGTTACGgctcaaaatgtattaaatgaaaactttgttCAAAACTTGATTCAACATGATGACGGTTACAAAGTTTTGAAAGGTGTTAGATCCTCTCCTGCTCACTGGGAAGCtgagaaaaaaaaagcaattgcaATGATTCGCCAATTTGGGCTTCCAACCTTTTTCATAACTCTATCGGCTGCTGAATCTCAGTGGGTTGAGCTGTTGGTTATTCTGTCGAAAACTGTTGATTCAAAAGATATTTCACAAGAAGAAGCCAACATTTTATCAACCCAAGATAGATATCGCTTAATCCGCTCAGATGCGGTTACTTGTGCTAGATATTTTGATTACCGCTACCGGCAAAtccttaaactttttaaagataataccggcatttttggaacacattttgtaaaaaactattaCTGGAGAGTAGAGTTTCAACAGAGAGGTTCCCCGCATATACATGGCATGTATTGGCTTAATAATGCTCCCAAGATCAACCTTCAAAGTCCTGAGACATTCTCCGAAGTCATTGATTTCATTGACACTTATGTTTCAACAGATAGTTCAGTAAGCCACTTGGAACATTATTTAGATTATCAAAAGCATAATCACAGTCGGTCGTGTACTAGAGAAATAAGAGGACAACAATTTTGTCGTTTTGGTATACCATATCCACCAATGCCTTGCACACAAatattgcttccttttccagaCACAACCCAAGATTTGGAAAGgcataaggaaaacttttctagaattcaaaatgttttaaattcaacTCTGACTACAGAAGATATATcgaatttagataattttgaaaatttcttgagcGATAATAGAATAAACATGTCTTTTGATGACTATTTGTTAGCTCTGAGATCAAGCTTatcaaaacctaaaatttttctgaaaagaaaaatgcaagatcgttttataaatgcttataatCCTCTTATTTTGGAACTCCATAGGGCTAATATGGATATCCAATATATACTGGATGCATATGCTTGCTGTtcctatataattaattatattaacaaatcgAACAGAGGAATTTCTAGGCTCTTAAATGAAGCTATATCAGAAGTAAATGCCGgaaattatacaataaagcaaaaacttcaacatataggtcataaatttatatcagGCACGGAAATATCTGCACAAGAAGCTGTTTATTGCTGCATTGGGCTTCATCTTTCGGAAGCTAGTAatggagaaatatttataaatacctcACGACCAGAGGAACGTGTGCGAATGGTAAAACCTAGGGCGGAACTTCAGAACCTTCCTTCAGATTCTACTGAAATATTTGTAGCTGGTATTTTAGACCGTTATGTGCAGCGGCCCGATCAGTTAGAAACTGTTTGCTTAGCAGATTTTGCATCTatgtttaaatttgtgaaatccaATAGAATAGTGCAAGACAGTGATCATGAAGAAGAAGAGAGGGAAGATAATAACGTACCAGATATTGGGGTACCCATTGCACTTAGAGACGGCagcggttttgttaaaaaacgtaCCAAACCAATTATTATTCGGTACAGAAGGTTTAGTCCTGATGTGACCAAAGTTGAGTATTTCCGCGAAATGGTAATGCTTTTCTATCCATGGCGGAACGAACAGGAAGATCttattgaaaatgataatgAGCTAACTTGTATAACTCACCGTATTTTAATTGagggaaatcgaaaaaaatatgatgtttttGATCAAAGAGAACTGGAAAGTGTCTTAGAAAGTCTTTATAATGAGACAGACTTAGAAGAAGCTGTACAAAATGAACTACCTGTTGTGGAAAATGAGTTTCGGGTGTTAGCACTTCCAGAAATAAGCCCTAATATTAATTTGCTGGATTTGCATGGCGAACATACAACAGATAATGGTACTGAATCTGATTGCAATATTAGGCTTATTAAACTACCCCCTTTAATTTCGGTtgaggaattattttctctagttcaaagtttaaatattaagcaaagaACATACTTGACTCATTTGATGCATCAGATTAAAACAAGTCGACCATTTTATGAATTCATTGGGGGCGGAGCAGGTGTTGGAAAAAGTCGTTTGATATCTGCAATATATCAAGCTCTTAACCATCGCTTCAATTCTACACCTGGATCCATCCCAAGTTCTTTAAAAGTTCTCCTTTGTGCACCTACGGGTAAAGCAGCATTCGGGATAGGTGGACTGACACTTCACTCAATATTTTCTCTTCCTGTAAATCAGCTGAATAGAGAGTTGAGGCCCTTAAGCAGTGACATAGTTAACTCTTTGTATTCCAAACTTGCTGATTTAAAACTAATCATAATTGATGAAATATCAATGGTGGGCGCTCGAATGTTTAGCTATGTTGATGCTaggcttaaacaaatttttaaaacaaacaacccATTTGGTGGCATACCGATTATAGTGTTtggagatttgaagcaactctcaCCTGTTGGAGATAGGTGGATATTTTCTTCTAACTCTAATGATGCTTACAGCACTTTAGTTGGTTCTCCTTTGTGGgacttattcaaatattttgaattaacagAAATAATGAGACAAAGGGACGATCAAGCTTTTGCTATTGCGTTAAATCGTATGGCATCTGGCACTATGACAAATGATGATATATCATTAATTCAAACTCGGGTAGTTAATTCTGAAGAAGTCCCCGATGATGCGATCCATTTATTTTGGTCAAACGAAgagacaaataatttcaatgcccTTAAGCTCAGTCGAATTACAACTGAAGCTATTTCTTCAACTGCCAAAGACTCTGTAAGAGGAATGGGTATAGGTGATCAACAAGGGAATATTTTGGAAAGAGTTCAACTTTTCAAAACTTCTGAAACACAGGGACTTCCTTATCAGTTGACACTAAAAACCACTGCAAAATACATGATTACAGTGAATATAAACACATGTGATGGTTTAGTTAATGGGGCAACTGGAGAACTAATGCAAATTGATTATCCAGTAATTCTTTGGATTAAATTCTTGGAACCTTCTGTTGGTTTGATAGCACGATCAAAAAAGCCTCATCCTTTAGAAAGTTCTTGGACcccaattgaaaaagttattagatcttttcaatataaaagaaatgagcaaattataattgaaagaaatCAGTTTCCAGTTGTTCCAGCTGAGGGAATAACCATTCACAAAAGTCAGGGTGCTACATATAATAAAGTTGTCGTTCATACTCGACCCAGAATGCCTAGAGCTTCGAtatatgtcgcttgcagtcgagCTACTACGGCAGTAGGTCTCTTTATTATCGGAAATTTTATTCCtcctaataaattttctgaatcGGATCCAGTATTTAGGGAAATGATGGAATTGAGCACATCTAAAGCCCTGATTACAAGTTTCGATTTTATGATTTCTCGATCATCAgcacttcaaattttatatcataatGCTCAGAGTCTCCACGCTCACATTAACGATATAAAAGGCGACTGTCTGATGCtatcttcagatattttatgCTTCGTAGAAACCTGGAGCACTCCTGTTGAACATTTTGAGATACCAGGATTTACTCTTATAAACGAGCTGAGGATAGATAGCACTGAGACAAGCAACCGAAATAAACGGGGccttataatttatgcaaagcaTAGTGTTGCCAGCTCTATAGAACCGAAGATTATGAAGAAGATTTATTCAGACCGCAAAGTTTTAGAAGcagttttgtttaaatgtttcaacAACAATATTCTGGTTCTTTACAGAAACTCAGCTTTTCCCCTCAGGCTTTTTATTGCAGAACTTCAAGAAATTCTTACTACAGAGTTGTGCAATCAAAATGTCTTAATTGTGGGAGATTTTAACATTTGCTTAAAGTCTGCAGGGTctacaataaaaaatcttcTTCAAGATAAAAACTTTAGTTCCCTGCTTAGTGTAGAATATTCAACTACACCTGCGGGGAGGCAAATTGATTGGGCATTTTCAAACATGGATCATTCTCATGTTGATGCTATCACTTATGAGACAGTGCATAGCTATCATGATGGTATTTGTGTCTCTATTTCGGACTAA